The Leptospira sp. WS39.C2 genome contains a region encoding:
- a CDS encoding patatin-like phospholipase family protein, translated as MKLTELERQAIQKFLKSVELFKKLPPSVLTRLANNVQEKLIRSHEALYYKGESSESIYIIRYGEILLENVGGQSHVYVGSGQVLAENSLISSSNHSTSAIAVIDTLVYVLNGKLFLQLASQEKIFAQNIIQMMGTRMRENLDRANHKEKVTGLRRLCVHIPLEPEYHFGEKVKSFLDEYGEVTKKLSSAIPISTFKGMDPTQISEYLTNLRNKTPLLHIYFDEATSRVDLHYLVVQSDFLVFWEDDPEKFYKEKEEIIHFWKSRIRNFEGRAIRMMESGVRKSYLPQDQSLKTFYQKDTLARYLVSKTRGLALGGGGARALAHVGLLKVLHREGIHFDFVSGASMGAVIAALYARKNSPEEIEEMVKNFFGGLESAFDPTLPVVAFFKGKRMKRMLKKGFGDQRIEELPLPFATSAVDLQTGKEHIFDQGPITEALTSAMSLPGAFPPYRLGEKLLVDGGMINNVPENLIRSKGADVVMGINVSPLQEIVPVKLFEDRNTTEKGFFRYIWDTLKYPPILQIMTRTITLEGREITRLKRPKMDLFVHFHLEEFQLFDFARYQEIIDKGEREAEANLAEIKQLFS; from the coding sequence ATGAAACTAACAGAATTAGAGAGACAAGCGATTCAGAAATTTTTAAAGTCTGTGGAGCTTTTCAAAAAACTTCCCCCATCTGTTCTCACTAGGCTTGCCAATAATGTCCAAGAAAAACTCATCCGAAGTCACGAAGCTCTCTATTACAAAGGAGAGTCTTCGGAATCCATTTACATTATAAGGTATGGTGAAATCCTTTTAGAGAATGTAGGTGGCCAATCGCATGTATATGTAGGTTCAGGCCAAGTCCTAGCAGAAAACTCTCTCATTTCCAGTTCTAATCATTCAACATCAGCCATTGCTGTCATTGACACACTCGTATATGTGTTAAATGGGAAATTATTTTTACAGTTAGCATCCCAAGAAAAAATCTTTGCTCAGAACATCATCCAAATGATGGGAACAAGGATGCGGGAAAATTTAGACCGTGCCAATCACAAAGAGAAAGTCACAGGTTTACGAAGGTTATGTGTTCATATTCCTTTAGAACCAGAATACCATTTCGGTGAAAAGGTAAAATCGTTTTTGGATGAGTACGGTGAAGTCACCAAAAAACTTTCTTCGGCCATTCCCATATCTACCTTTAAAGGAATGGACCCAACTCAGATTTCAGAATACCTCACTAACCTGCGGAATAAAACTCCACTTCTACACATTTACTTTGACGAAGCAACGTCTCGAGTCGACTTACACTACTTAGTTGTCCAATCTGACTTTTTAGTTTTTTGGGAAGATGATCCAGAAAAATTTTATAAAGAAAAAGAAGAAATTATTCATTTTTGGAAAAGTCGAATTCGTAATTTTGAAGGCCGTGCGATTCGTATGATGGAAAGTGGTGTTAGAAAAAGTTACCTGCCACAAGACCAAAGTCTCAAAACTTTTTACCAAAAAGATACTTTAGCACGTTACTTAGTTTCTAAAACTAGGGGACTTGCTTTGGGAGGTGGTGGTGCAAGGGCTCTTGCCCATGTGGGACTTCTCAAAGTTTTACACCGCGAAGGAATTCATTTTGATTTCGTATCGGGAGCATCAATGGGAGCTGTGATCGCAGCATTGTATGCAAGGAAAAATAGCCCCGAGGAAATAGAAGAGATGGTAAAAAACTTCTTTGGTGGCCTCGAAAGTGCATTTGATCCAACACTTCCTGTCGTTGCGTTTTTTAAAGGCAAACGAATGAAACGGATGTTAAAAAAAGGATTTGGTGACCAACGGATTGAAGAACTCCCTCTCCCTTTTGCCACTTCTGCTGTGGATTTACAAACAGGAAAAGAACATATCTTTGACCAAGGACCAATTACAGAAGCTCTCACAAGTGCGATGAGTTTACCTGGAGCTTTTCCTCCTTACAGGCTCGGCGAAAAGTTGTTAGTTGATGGTGGAATGATCAATAATGTCCCTGAGAATCTCATTCGTTCCAAAGGTGCAGATGTGGTAATGGGAATCAATGTATCCCCTTTACAAGAAATTGTCCCTGTCAAACTGTTTGAAGATCGTAATACCACTGAAAAAGGTTTTTTCCGTTATATTTGGGACACTCTCAAATACCCTCCGATTTTACAAATCATGACACGCACCATCACCCTGGAAGGTAGAGAGATCACTCGTCTCAAACGACCAAAGATGGATTTATTTGTGCATTTTCATTTGGAAGAGTTTCAGTTATTTGATTTTGCTCGTTACCAAGAGATCATTGATAAAGGCGAGAGAGAAGCGGAAGCCAATTTGGCTGAGATCAAACAATTGTTTTCGTAA
- a CDS encoding adenosine deaminase encodes MYIDLHNHLYGCLPPETLFRIGQKNPNPRWHLYLDSYEKAYGTKIRPSTFFDDYADIKDFSKLYHFKEKAPFLHFQAKFNLIIALVQFDEKEIIEVSHDVVFSNSLEDISYAEYRLMFGKEEPKESFYTKLMASLEGLKKGEESAKKAGKPIQGKLVMSLHRDLNFERHYDWMKNWMEKESLIRDGLVGIDFCHIEEGFPPKDKKDFFYAIHKDNKAEPNTALSILYHVGESFRDKTPFSAVRWILESAENGAHRLGHALALGIDSDYFLGEERTELVSEAKDQLEHELMFYDEITTYGPFYAREELENKRKEIKSKPNSEILTTPFDETQSQYLHTFQNYAMSKIAKTNVVVECCPSSNLYIGMLESHIDHPITRFLQNDLKITIGSDDPGLFGTTMAEEFQHAHTAGVSDKDLEEIRSVSLEYRSTKLSGRELD; translated from the coding sequence ATGTATATTGATCTACACAACCACCTTTATGGATGTTTACCCCCTGAAACTTTGTTTCGCATTGGACAAAAAAATCCAAATCCTAGATGGCATCTCTATTTGGATTCTTATGAAAAAGCTTACGGAACAAAAATCCGTCCTTCTACATTTTTTGATGATTATGCAGACATAAAAGATTTTTCCAAATTATACCATTTTAAAGAAAAAGCCCCCTTTTTGCATTTCCAAGCTAAGTTTAATCTCATCATCGCCTTAGTTCAGTTTGATGAAAAAGAGATTATTGAAGTTTCCCACGATGTTGTTTTTTCCAATAGTTTAGAAGACATCAGTTATGCCGAATACCGATTGATGTTTGGCAAAGAAGAACCAAAAGAAAGTTTTTATACCAAACTCATGGCTTCTTTAGAAGGACTCAAAAAAGGAGAAGAGTCCGCAAAAAAAGCAGGAAAACCCATCCAAGGTAAACTTGTAATGTCTTTGCACCGAGATCTAAATTTCGAACGTCATTATGATTGGATGAAAAACTGGATGGAAAAAGAATCTCTCATTCGAGACGGACTGGTTGGGATAGACTTTTGTCACATTGAAGAAGGTTTTCCACCTAAGGATAAAAAAGATTTTTTCTATGCGATCCATAAAGACAACAAAGCAGAACCTAACACAGCCTTATCGATTCTCTACCATGTAGGAGAAAGTTTTCGTGATAAAACTCCATTTTCTGCGGTTCGATGGATATTGGAATCAGCCGAAAATGGTGCACATCGCCTTGGACATGCCCTTGCTTTAGGAATTGATTCCGATTATTTTTTGGGAGAAGAACGCACAGAACTTGTTTCAGAAGCAAAAGACCAACTTGAACACGAACTTATGTTTTATGATGAGATAACCACCTATGGTCCGTTTTATGCAAGAGAGGAACTGGAAAATAAACGAAAAGAGATAAAATCTAAACCAAATTCTGAAATTCTTACAACTCCCTTTGATGAAACTCAGTCCCAATACTTACATACATTTCAAAATTATGCGATGTCAAAAATAGCAAAAACCAATGTTGTTGTGGAGTGTTGTCCTTCTTCCAATTTATACATTGGAATGTTAGAATCTCATATTGATCATCCCATCACTCGATTTTTGCAGAACGATCTCAAAATTACAATTGGATCTGATGACCCTGGCCTTTTTGGGACGACGATGGCTGAGGAATTCCAACATGCCCATACAGCAGGTGTTTCTGATAAAGACTTAGAAGAGATACGTTCTGTCTCATTGGAATACCGTTCGACAAAACTTTCCGGACGTGAATTGGATTGA
- a CDS encoding MATE family efflux transporter: MKPTRLNQKILGLAIPVFFGMISYTAIMVADTAMVGKLGEVPLASVGFGGMVYFSIFAFLMGGSMAVQIIVARRFGEKNERGVGITLVNSVYLSLVIGSLLSYFGYIYAPKLMSWIGDDPEVIEVAGVYLSYRFVGTVLFFVGFALRGFFDGIGIVQVGMISSMVAAATNIFFNWLLIFGNWGFPEMGVKGAAIASSLSSVPSLIVVLFYFFRKDVIKFFRYEIFSPSFEIIKELCVVGFAPALEGTLVNFAFSGFYKIAGMISTTTLASASVVLTCLSLSFMPGFSFGIAATTILGQAMGQGKIRLAYEGTMRSATFSAIVMGSMGLFFILSGPWLISLFTDVPAVMKEAYPALCIVALIQVGDAYHMVVGSALRSAGMMYYVMYVYLIVSFLVMLPLAYLFGIVLAWGTIGIWSAFFIWILLMAVLFVGKFRRKEWVSIRI; this comes from the coding sequence TTGAAGCCAACTCGACTGAATCAGAAAATTCTTGGATTAGCAATCCCAGTTTTTTTTGGAATGATCAGTTACACTGCCATTATGGTAGCGGATACTGCTATGGTAGGAAAGTTAGGGGAAGTTCCTCTTGCTTCCGTGGGTTTCGGCGGTATGGTATATTTTTCCATATTTGCTTTTCTTATGGGTGGATCCATGGCTGTACAAATCATCGTCGCACGACGATTTGGTGAAAAAAATGAAAGAGGGGTCGGGATCACTCTCGTTAACTCTGTTTATTTGTCACTAGTGATTGGATCTTTATTATCCTACTTTGGATACATTTACGCACCAAAACTTATGTCTTGGATCGGAGACGATCCAGAAGTGATCGAAGTAGCGGGTGTTTATTTATCTTACCGATTTGTTGGAACCGTTTTGTTTTTTGTCGGGTTCGCCTTACGCGGGTTTTTTGATGGAATTGGAATCGTACAAGTTGGTATGATTTCGTCCATGGTTGCAGCAGCTACGAATATTTTCTTTAACTGGTTATTGATTTTTGGTAACTGGGGATTCCCTGAAATGGGTGTCAAAGGTGCGGCCATCGCATCAAGTTTGAGTTCTGTGCCGTCACTCATTGTAGTTTTGTTTTACTTCTTCCGAAAAGATGTGATCAAATTCTTTCGATATGAAATTTTTTCTCCAAGTTTTGAAATTATCAAAGAACTTTGTGTAGTTGGATTTGCTCCAGCACTCGAAGGTACACTTGTTAACTTTGCTTTCTCTGGATTTTATAAAATTGCTGGTATGATTAGCACAACTACTCTTGCTTCTGCAAGTGTTGTATTAACATGTCTTAGTTTGTCTTTTATGCCTGGATTTTCGTTTGGGATCGCTGCGACAACCATTCTGGGTCAGGCAATGGGACAAGGGAAAATTCGTTTGGCTTACGAAGGGACAATGCGCTCTGCTACGTTCTCGGCTATCGTCATGGGAAGTATGGGTCTCTTTTTCATTCTCTCTGGACCATGGCTCATTAGTTTATTCACGGATGTACCAGCTGTCATGAAAGAAGCTTACCCAGCTTTGTGTATTGTAGCTCTTATCCAAGTGGGGGATGCTTATCATATGGTGGTTGGGTCGGCACTTCGCAGTGCTGGAATGATGTACTATGTGATGTATGTGTACCTCATTGTTTCCTTTCTCGTTATGTTACCACTTGCTTATTTATTCGGGATTGTCCTAGCGTGGGGAACGATTGGGATCTGGTCTGCATTTTTTATTTGGATTTTACTCATGGCAGTGCTTTTTGTTGGAAAATTTCGTAGAAAGGAGTGGGTAAGTATACGAATTTAA
- a CDS encoding TrkH family potassium uptake protein, giving the protein MKPKRIFVFFLHIFEYLQIQRIKIRKFYMDYLRPTGRLLYIFFGFLSVTILILDFGFYYPDEWKPYVTICIRTLVSFFICYESFHLLFTNKKWKEYLKLHKIELIILIMLGLEIIYEKNIVEVLKSYHISGEDTTLIFLSANQFLFLFSNLAHFFRLSRNHDSKKLNPSIVFVSSFAFIILLGICFLHFPKSTIGSVKSIDLVFTTISATCVTGLSTIDISTQFSLTGQLVILLLIQVGGLGLMTLTSFFSIFLTGKVSVSDTMMIKDLLSEETMGRAKEILKQITLQTLIIEFIGAILLFNSFPKNYPIELSKKIYYSIFHSISAFCNAGFSLLPNGLNTEAFQRSEGFLSVIMFLIVMGGLGFPVLFQMRSRLSNPLDYKFRWSVTSKLVFWTTGCLLLFGWISYYYLEQDNSLKGLTTSEQIFHSLFYSVTTRTAGFNTLELGQMGLPITFISFFLMWVGASPVSTGGGIKTTTFAISLLNITNEIRGKDRMEIDHRTIANSSIARASATIVLSLFVIFTAIFCLLLTENANFIDLCFEVVSAFGTVGLTRGLTPHLSDYGKIIICTVMFVGRVGILTLLVALSKKVDRISYEYPKEYVVVG; this is encoded by the coding sequence TTGAAACCAAAACGGATTTTCGTTTTTTTTCTCCATATATTCGAATACCTACAAATCCAAAGAATAAAAATCCGTAAATTTTATATGGATTACCTTCGACCTACTGGTAGATTGTTATATATATTTTTTGGCTTTTTATCAGTTACCATTTTAATTTTGGACTTTGGATTTTATTATCCTGATGAATGGAAACCTTATGTTACAATATGTATTCGTACTTTGGTAAGTTTTTTTATCTGTTATGAATCGTTTCACTTATTATTTACAAATAAAAAATGGAAAGAATATCTAAAATTACATAAAATTGAATTAATCATATTGATTATGTTAGGTTTAGAAATCATCTATGAAAAAAATATCGTAGAGGTTTTGAAATCTTATCATATTTCAGGTGAAGATACGACTCTCATCTTTTTGTCAGCCAATCAATTTTTGTTTTTATTCTCTAATTTAGCTCACTTTTTTCGATTATCGAGAAATCATGATTCCAAAAAGTTAAATCCATCCATTGTATTTGTCTCATCTTTTGCATTTATCATTTTGCTTGGAATTTGTTTCCTACATTTTCCAAAATCAACAATAGGATCCGTTAAGTCCATTGACCTAGTATTTACAACGATCAGCGCAACTTGTGTGACGGGATTATCAACGATAGACATAAGTACTCAGTTTTCTTTGACTGGCCAACTTGTGATTTTACTTCTCATCCAAGTTGGTGGACTTGGTCTTATGACCTTAACCAGTTTTTTTTCTATTTTCCTAACTGGAAAAGTTTCAGTGAGTGACACCATGATGATCAAAGACCTACTCTCTGAAGAAACTATGGGTCGTGCCAAAGAAATTTTAAAACAAATCACCTTACAAACTCTAATCATCGAATTCATTGGAGCAATATTATTATTTAATAGTTTTCCGAAAAACTATCCAATTGAATTATCTAAAAAAATTTATTATTCTATATTTCATTCCATTTCTGCTTTTTGTAATGCTGGCTTTAGTTTGTTACCAAATGGACTAAACACAGAAGCCTTCCAAAGATCGGAAGGTTTTTTATCAGTGATCATGTTCCTCATTGTGATGGGAGGTCTAGGATTTCCTGTTTTATTTCAAATGCGTTCAAGACTTTCCAATCCTTTAGATTATAAATTTCGATGGTCTGTAACTTCTAAATTGGTATTTTGGACAACTGGTTGTCTTTTGTTATTTGGTTGGATTTCTTATTATTATTTAGAACAGGATAATAGTTTAAAAGGCCTTACCACTTCGGAACAAATCTTTCATTCATTGTTTTATTCAGTCACAACTAGAACTGCTGGTTTTAATACTCTTGAATTAGGCCAGATGGGTTTACCCATAACCTTTATTTCTTTTTTTCTAATGTGGGTGGGAGCATCTCCCGTTTCTACTGGTGGTGGAATTAAAACTACGACATTTGCTATTTCTTTATTAAACATAACCAATGAAATTCGTGGAAAAGATCGAATGGAAATTGACCACAGAACAATCGCTAACTCTTCAATTGCAAGAGCGAGTGCTACGATTGTTCTTTCATTATTTGTTATATTTACTGCGATTTTTTGTTTGTTACTTACTGAAAATGCCAATTTTATCGATTTGTGTTTTGAAGTGGTTTCGGCTTTTGGGACAGTTGGACTCACTCGTGGACTCACACCACATTTAAGTGATTATGGGAAAATCATAATTTGTACAGTCATGTTTGTTGGAAGAGTTGGAATTTTAACACTACTTGTGGCTCTTTCTAAAAAAGTTGATCGTATCTCGTATGAATATCCCAAAGAATATGTCGTTGTAGGATGA
- a CDS encoding TrkA family potassium uptake protein has product MQRKKIAVIGIGSFGKLFVRYLFDDGHEVIAIDKDPSIIDSIKDFVTVAVALDATDEHALRSQGIVDVDYAVIALADDFETSIICAESLKKCGVKNIYARYQTELQMKVLALLGIKDLFNPEEKAARSMAEIFSFTGMRSSFLLSDEYSVVEVTVPKLYINKTIAEADLRHKFNINVITIKRPSTNRDAKRSSDSKSEKILGIPHGNTVLREDDIVVLFGSQADISKFLET; this is encoded by the coding sequence ATGCAAAGAAAAAAAATAGCGGTCATCGGAATTGGAAGTTTTGGAAAACTCTTTGTTCGTTATCTTTTTGATGATGGGCATGAAGTCATAGCGATTGACAAGGACCCAAGTATTATCGATTCCATCAAAGATTTCGTAACAGTTGCAGTTGCACTAGATGCAACTGATGAACATGCATTACGTTCTCAAGGCATTGTTGATGTTGATTATGCTGTCATTGCACTTGCAGATGATTTTGAAACATCTATCATTTGTGCTGAAAGTTTAAAAAAGTGTGGTGTGAAAAATATTTATGCACGTTACCAAACTGAATTACAAATGAAAGTTTTGGCACTTTTAGGAATTAAAGATTTATTTAATCCCGAAGAAAAAGCAGCAAGGAGTATGGCTGAGATTTTTTCTTTCACTGGAATGCGTTCTAGTTTTTTATTATCTGATGAATACAGTGTAGTGGAAGTCACTGTACCTAAACTTTACATCAATAAAACTATTGCCGAAGCTGACCTTCGTCATAAATTCAACATCAATGTCATCACCATCAAACGCCCCTCAACCAATCGAGATGCAAAACGTTCTTCTGATTCAAAATCAGAAAAAATATTAGGTATCCCACATGGAAATACTGTATTACGAGAAGATGATATTGTCGTTTTATTTGGATCCCAAGCTGACATTTCCAAATTTTTAGAAACATAA
- a CDS encoding SPFH domain-containing protein, which yields MALIDRIKFEGNPSEIVWKYPSDEISTAGQLVVDENLEAIFFKEGKALDTFGPGTHTLKTGNIPILEALVNLPFGGKTPFTAEIYYVNKSIMAMKWGTTTPIPLEDPKYKIVLNIRAFGDYKFRIKDSRSFLLNVVKGGNRTTNEAIDEFLKPNIVRGIGDFISEVILNNNTSVVEINKYRDESSTAGRVKLAPEFEKYGIDLTEFNVSSVNFDQNDPNYQRIQKIITDKFEIDMLGDKYQQKKMFDIGQAAAENEGQGGGAMGAGMGMGMGMNMGQMMGNMMNQGGGQNQAGGAAPAANDPAARIAKLKGLLDQGLISAEEFEAKKKEILSSI from the coding sequence ATGGCACTAATAGATAGAATCAAATTTGAAGGGAATCCAAGTGAAATCGTTTGGAAATATCCATCGGATGAAATCAGCACGGCAGGACAACTTGTTGTCGATGAAAACTTAGAAGCAATTTTTTTCAAAGAAGGGAAGGCTTTAGATACATTTGGTCCAGGAACTCATACTTTAAAAACTGGAAATATCCCAATTTTGGAAGCCCTCGTTAACCTTCCGTTTGGTGGCAAAACTCCTTTTACAGCAGAAATATATTATGTAAACAAATCAATCATGGCAATGAAATGGGGAACAACTACCCCAATTCCACTTGAAGATCCAAAATACAAAATTGTTCTCAACATACGAGCGTTTGGTGATTATAAATTTAGAATCAAAGACTCTCGCTCTTTTTTACTGAATGTTGTCAAAGGAGGTAACCGTACTACAAATGAAGCCATCGATGAATTTTTAAAACCAAATATCGTACGTGGCATCGGTGATTTTATTTCAGAAGTCATTTTAAACAATAATACCTCTGTTGTGGAAATCAACAAATACCGTGACGAAAGTTCCACTGCTGGTCGAGTGAAACTTGCTCCTGAGTTTGAGAAGTATGGAATTGATCTCACGGAATTCAATGTATCTTCTGTAAACTTTGACCAAAACGATCCAAACTACCAAAGGATTCAAAAAATCATCACTGACAAATTTGAAATTGATATGTTAGGCGATAAGTACCAACAGAAAAAAATGTTCGATATTGGACAAGCTGCCGCAGAAAACGAAGGCCAAGGTGGTGGTGCCATGGGTGCTGGTATGGGTATGGGCATGGGGATGAATATGGGCCAAATGATGGGCAATATGATGAACCAGGGTGGTGGCCAAAACCAAGCTGGAGGTGCGGCGCCTGCGGCAAACGATCCGGCAGCAAGGATTGCCAAACTCAAAGGACTTCTTGACCAAGGTCTTATCAGTGCCGAAGAATTTGAGGCAAAGAAAAAGGAGATCCTTTCTTCTATATAA
- a CDS encoding zinc ribbon domain-containing protein, which yields MVAMAEEKIYEMLWDCEFCGSKKLLGKTHRHCPNCGATQDPNRRYFPKEEDKVAVQDHIYYGADKTCPFCQTANGAKATFCGNCGGSLDGAQNVKIRSEHDGVSEDSVQKAKEDLAFQNSEFIKPHPKTPKWVLWLLGSILFGGIGFVCLGVLWTEKVELQVTHHEWSRTIAIDQFKPVSESDWCDSMPMGAYSVSRSRQIRSYDSIPDGQDCRTVRSDRGDGTFSESESCTTKYRKEPVYDDHCSYRIDKWAFDRNAVAKGFGTTQEPYWPTPQIRECVSTSIGCERLGKQDEKYLVHFTESSGETKGEKHDCEFDLAKWKSVLPKGQYQSEKSVIFKYITCDSIQMLDGNGAEE from the coding sequence TTGGTTGCGATGGCAGAAGAAAAAATCTATGAAATGCTTTGGGACTGCGAATTTTGCGGCTCTAAAAAATTACTCGGAAAAACACATAGGCACTGTCCTAATTGTGGCGCCACTCAAGACCCAAATCGAAGGTACTTCCCCAAAGAAGAAGACAAAGTGGCCGTCCAAGACCATATCTATTATGGCGCTGATAAAACCTGTCCCTTTTGCCAAACAGCAAATGGTGCGAAGGCTACCTTTTGTGGGAATTGTGGTGGGTCATTGGATGGTGCTCAAAATGTAAAAATACGCTCCGAACACGACGGAGTTTCCGAAGACTCAGTCCAAAAAGCGAAAGAAGACTTAGCCTTTCAAAATTCTGAATTCATCAAACCACATCCAAAAACTCCCAAATGGGTGCTTTGGTTACTAGGTTCCATCTTATTTGGTGGGATAGGATTTGTTTGTTTGGGTGTATTGTGGACTGAAAAAGTAGAACTACAAGTCACACACCATGAATGGTCACGCACCATTGCCATTGACCAATTCAAACCTGTATCTGAATCGGATTGGTGTGATTCGATGCCAATGGGAGCCTATAGTGTTTCGAGGAGTCGACAAATCCGCAGTTACGATAGTATTCCCGATGGACAAGACTGCCGTACAGTTCGTTCGGATCGGGGGGACGGAACTTTTTCGGAAAGTGAAAGTTGTACAACCAAATATAGAAAAGAACCTGTTTATGATGACCACTGTAGTTATCGAATAGATAAATGGGCTTTCGATCGGAATGCCGTTGCCAAAGGTTTTGGTACCACACAAGAGCCGTATTGGCCAACTCCTCAAATCCGCGAATGTGTTAGCACTTCCATTGGTTGTGAACGACTCGGTAAACAAGATGAAAAGTATTTGGTTCACTTCACGGAATCCAGTGGAGAAACCAAAGGTGAAAAACATGATTGTGAGTTTGATTTGGCAAAATGGAAATCCGTTTTACCAAAAGGACAATACCAATCGGAAAAAAGTGTCATTTTCAAATATATCACTTGTGACAGCATACAAATGTTAGATGGAAATGGAGCAGAGGAATAA
- a CDS encoding DUF1553 domain-containing protein, whose product MRMVPNPIRSFSLSILSVLILIGSLSYVFSRSKQNAVHPLDTLYLKMSPNIKKADNKTSFRRLSLHLRGVIPNINEWKELENSNEDRFETFAVSFLKQPEFSEYWGNKLGAMLRDKSKGRKIPTGTFFQYLANSLHENKPYDQLVTEMLTSTGSVKESPQTLFYIRDGADPLQTAEYVGRLFYAKRVACARCHDHPYISDFSRRDYYALAAFFSQQYFRDGSWEPNRFGKSQSYVPRELEIHLPMEDQKNLQDKNNEWNREFWSKWTDEQRKDYQKKHELEFATLYYEPKLGLRFPHTDDAPGGDLVRPKFLDGKEAKLTLGEDRRKVFANWLTGKSNDRFRKVIINRVWTELMGWSFFTPLDDWNEDTVVQGEEILNHLDSYFLANKLKLKELVLYIVTSNAYKRSVARESGKEDPIQFYPPQRLDSDQLLNSLIRVSDLQKIGNIRERNLSFFTNLMGQKPYDLSGIGKVRIPLDNAKEFTNAVEVERPAPYHTLLSVFGSGQRVDISDDISELTIEQMLTLMNGRVVGKLVWDFGSNQSLVKAEFDSSKSMNQVIQNLYFRLLGRLPFKGELEKIKSYQTKPDTVFDKDLLQDIFWALLNSQEFQHVN is encoded by the coding sequence ATGAGAATGGTTCCTAATCCAATTCGAAGTTTTTCCTTAAGTATCCTTTCCGTTCTGATCCTCATTGGTTCACTGAGTTATGTGTTTTCTCGTTCAAAACAGAATGCGGTTCATCCCTTAGATACATTGTATTTGAAAATGTCACCTAATATAAAAAAGGCGGACAATAAAACGTCCTTTCGCAGATTGTCTCTTCATTTACGTGGTGTAATCCCAAATATTAATGAATGGAAAGAATTAGAAAATTCGAATGAAGATAGATTCGAAACGTTTGCCGTCAGCTTTTTAAAACAACCTGAATTTTCTGAGTATTGGGGGAACAAATTAGGGGCCATGTTAAGGGACAAATCAAAAGGTAGAAAAATTCCTACGGGAACATTTTTCCAATACCTGGCAAACTCCCTTCATGAAAACAAACCTTATGACCAATTGGTAACTGAGATGTTAACTTCTACGGGATCTGTCAAAGAATCTCCTCAAACTTTATTTTACATAAGAGACGGAGCCGATCCTTTACAGACTGCAGAATATGTAGGAAGATTATTTTATGCGAAACGTGTAGCGTGTGCTAGGTGCCACGACCATCCTTACATTTCTGATTTTTCCAGAAGGGATTATTATGCCCTTGCCGCTTTTTTTAGCCAACAATACTTTCGGGATGGAAGTTGGGAACCAAATCGGTTTGGAAAATCACAAAGTTATGTACCAAGAGAATTAGAAATCCATTTACCGATGGAAGACCAAAAAAATCTCCAAGACAAAAACAATGAATGGAACCGTGAATTTTGGAGTAAGTGGACCGACGAACAGAGAAAAGATTACCAGAAAAAACACGAATTGGAATTTGCCACTTTGTATTATGAACCAAAACTCGGACTTCGTTTCCCTCATACCGATGATGCACCTGGTGGAGATTTAGTTCGTCCAAAATTTTTAGATGGAAAGGAAGCCAAACTGACATTGGGTGAAGATAGACGGAAGGTGTTTGCCAATTGGCTAACGGGAAAATCCAATGACAGGTTTCGAAAAGTCATCATCAATCGTGTGTGGACAGAACTCATGGGATGGAGTTTTTTCACTCCTCTTGACGATTGGAACGAAGACACTGTTGTCCAAGGGGAAGAAATCCTAAACCATCTAGATTCCTATTTTTTAGCGAACAAACTTAAACTCAAAGAATTGGTATTGTACATTGTCACTTCCAATGCTTACAAACGTTCTGTGGCTCGAGAATCTGGAAAAGAAGATCCGATTCAATTTTATCCTCCCCAAAGATTGGATAGCGACCAACTTTTGAATTCTCTCATCCGTGTGTCAGACTTACAAAAAATTGGAAACATACGAGAACGTAACCTTTCCTTTTTTACAAATCTTATGGGCCAAAAACCATACGACCTAAGTGGAATTGGGAAAGTAAGGATCCCACTCGACAATGCGAAAGAATTTACAAATGCCGTCGAAGTGGAAAGGCCAGCTCCTTATCATACTTTACTTTCTGTTTTTGGTTCTGGGCAACGTGTGGATATTTCCGACGATATCTCCGAGTTAACCATAGAACAGATGTTAACACTAATGAACGGTCGTGTAGTCGGAAAACTGGTTTGGGATTTTGGAAGTAACCAATCGCTTGTGAAAGCCGAATTTGATTCTTCCAAATCCATGAACCAAGTGATCCAAAATTTATACTTTCGCTTGTTAGGTCGTCTTCCTTTCAAAGGGGAATTAGAGAAAATCAAATCTTACCAAACAAAACCTGACACAGTCTTTGATAAAGACTTACTGCAAGATATTTTTTGGGCTCTCCTGAATAGTCAGGAATTCCAACACGTCAATTAA